From the Mesosutterella faecium genome, the window CCTCACCCCGGCCGTAAGAAACAAGGGCGGGGACTTCGCCCCGGCCTCCAAGTGGACCGTCGCGGCCCATCAGTTCACCTCGATCACGGGCGCGGGCCCGGTGACCGGTCCGATCATCGCGGCAATGTTCGGCTGGCTGCCGGCGCTGCTGTGGATGCTGGTGGGCTGCGTCTTCTTCGGCGCGGTCCACGACTTCGGTGCGCTCTACGCCTCGGTCAAGAACAACGGCAAGTCGATCGGCTCGGTGATCGAGGACTACGTGGGACACACCGGCAAGCAGCTCTTCCTGCTTTTCTGCTGGCTGTTCTCGCTGCTCGTGCTCGCGGCGTTCTGCGACATGGTGGCCGCGACCTTCAATGGCTTTTCCAAGACCGGCGCTCCGCTCATGCCCAACGCCGCCGCGGCCTCGATCTCCATGATCTACATGGTGGGCGCGATCATCTTCGGCCTTTTCATGAAGTACGTGAAGCCCTCATCCGGACTGCAGTTCGTGGTGGGCGTCGCGCTCATGGTCGTGATGGTGGCCCTCGGCATCGAGTTCCCGATCTACGCCTCGGCTGACACCTGGCGCTACGTGACCTTCGTCTACCTCTTCGCGGCCGCGGTCTGCCCGATGTGGATTCTGAAGCAGCCGCGCGACTACCTGTCGTCCTTCCTGCTGCTCGGCATGATCCTCTGCGGCGTGCTCGGCGTCTTCGTGAAGAATCCGACTCTCAACATGCCGGCCGTCACGGGCTTCACCGTGCACAACCTGGACCTCTTCCCGATCCTCTTTGTGACGATCGCCTGCGGCGCGGTCTCGGGCTTCCACTCGCTCGTTTCCTCGGGCACTTCCTCCAAGATGATCAGCAGCGAGCGCGACATGCGCTTCGTGGGCTACGGCTCGATGTGCTGCGAGACGGTGCTCGGCGTGGTCGCCCTCATCGTGGTGTGCGCCGCCGCGAGCAACGGCCACCTGCCCGCCGGCACTCCCTTCCAGACCTTCTCAGGCTCCGTCGCGGGCTTCCTTGAGCAGATCTTCGGTGTGCCCAACGACATCGCCGCCTGCATCCTGACGATGTGCGTGTCCGCCCTCGCCCTCACCACGGTCGACGCCGTGGCCCGCATCGGCCGCATGTCGATGCAGGAGTTCTTCACCCCCGCCCCGGGCAAGGAAAAGACCCTCGTGCAGAAAATCGGCACGAACGTCGTTTTCTCCACCGTGACGACCCTGGTGGGCGGCTTCCTGCTCTGCCTCGCGGGCTACATGTCCGTCTGGCCGCTCTTTGGCTCGGCCAACCAGCTGCTCTCCGCGCTGGTGCTCACCGGTCTTGCCGTGTTCCTCAAGGCGACCGGCCGCAAGGGCTGGATGCTCTACATCCCGATGACCTTCATGTTCATCGTCACGATGACTGCGCTTTTCGAGGCGGTGTTCCGCATCTTCGGCCAGATTGCGAACGGCACCTTCGTGTTCATGGTGGGCGGTCTGCAGCTCATCGTCGCCGCGGCGCTGATCGTGCTCGCGTTCCTCGTGGTCTATCACTGCGTGGGCAAGCTGCGCGAGCCTGCGCCGGCGACGGCGAAGAACTGACCCGGGGCGTCCCGCCCGGCAAGGGGCGGGACAGCTCTCCTTTTCACTCCCAAGCCCCGGTGCGTCCGGGGAGGGGAGGATCCCAGGCGGAGCCTCGCGCTCCGCTTTTTTTTGGCTTCGGGAACCTTCTGGAGAAAGCGGGCCCGCACGGGGCGCGGGCCGCCTTCAGGGATCCGCCGTGAGCCGGATCCTTTTCCCCGCGATCGGCTCGAGCAGCGCTTCGAGGCCGAAACGGCGGCTACCAGGGTGGACTTTCAGAGCGTGTCCGGGATCCGCCATGACTGAGCGGACGGTTCTTCGCGGAGCCGCGCTTTCCGAGCAACGGGCCTTCCGCTGCCTGCTGCTCGCCCTTTCCTATCCGGAAAGGCCGGCTGCGGCCCCGCCGACGAGTTTTTCCTTGGCTCCTGCTTGCTCGCGCTCTCGGGCGGCCTGGGGCTCGTCTGCCTAATGGGGGAGTGCGACGCGTCCCTGCGGGGCCCCTGGGGCTGCTCCGGAGCGCGCAGGCTCAGGAGGCCGACGTGGTTCTCGCGCCTGCGAGGTTCGGCCCGGTCGTGCGGACCCTCAAGCGCGGCACGGAGCTCGATCCGGACCTTTCGGTCCGGCTCGTGCTGCTTAACGGCGGCTGCGCCCCGGGCGAAGAGGTGCGGCTCACGGGTCCGGGCGTGCGCGGCAGCCTGGCCGTGTCGGTCCCGGGGGCGGACCGCGCGTTCTGGGAGGCCCGCGGGGAGGCCATCCTCTGCGTGTCTCACGAAAGAAATCCTTCGGACATTCCGTTCGACCGGATTGTCCGTCTGGGTCCAGCGCCGGTTTCCGCCTGCTGATTCCGCGCTTTTCTTTTTAACTTTATGGAGTTTTAACTCATGAACCGCATCACAGTGACTGAAAAAGGGCAAAGCCTCATCTTCACGTTCGAGGACATCCTCAAGTACTTCGGCTCGGGAAAGATCTCGGGCTGCGTCGTCGGGGTGAGCCACGGGCTCATCTCCATGCAGCTCGCCTTTCCGATGCTCGACGCGGGCCGCCCCCTCGAGCGGCGCGAGGTGAGCGTCCGCACGGCCTTCCCCGGCGCGGGAGCCCGCGACGCGCTTGAGATGGTGACGCGCTGCTTTACCGACGGCCTCGTCGTGGTCGACAAGAACATGCCGGAGGCGAAGGACGCGGTCGAGAGCCCCGGGGGACGCTACTACTTTGAGTACAGCTACCGCGGCCGCACGATCGCCTGCAGCGTGAAGCCGGGCTGAGTGAAGCCGGAATTCATCGCCCTCGCCCGGCTGAAGAACCGCACCCCGGAGCAGGAGTCGGCGCTGGACTTTCGATGAATTTCCTCTGTCCCTGATGCTGACAGGCCCGGGGGCGCTCGGTGATCAGCGTACAGATGTTTGATGATCTGCGTTATGAATTTGTTCCGGTGATTGCGGCAGTTTCCCTGGGCCGATATGGCCATTGCCGCCGTGGTCATGCTGATAATCGAAAAATCAATTGGCCTGAAGGCAGTTTAGGGCGGGAAGAGAAAATCATAAATAGTGAATGCCGCCTTACGGCAGCAAAGGATGAGACTGACGGGACGGTTAAAGCGGTAAAGCACGGCGCGCCGAACTTTGAATCCCGCTCAATCACCAAAGGAGTTGCAGCAGGCAGGCTCCCGCGATGTAGCAGAGCAGGTACAGCGCGCTGCAGCGGGCAAGCAGCGGCAGCGTCTTCAGGTAGTCCGCCCTGAAGTAGTCGAGCGTCACCGTAAGGCACATGTGCGTGGGCGTGAGCATGATGCCCGCAAGCCCGCAGGAGAGGATCACGCCGGCGAGCTCGAGGCTGCCCTGCGGGACGAGGGCGGCGGCCAGCGGCATCACGATTCCAACGTAGCCCGGGGTCATGCCTACGACCGCCCCGAGCACGAAGGCCGCGGCGCCAAGCAGCACCGGCGCGGGCATCGGCGCGGAGAGGATCGCGGCCGCAAGCTGCTCGAGCGCTCCGGACTCGCCCGCGAGTTCCACGAACAGAAGTATGGCGAAGGTGTTGAGAAACAGAGGCCACTCGAAGGTGTTCTTCAGGATTGAGCGCAGGTCGACGGGCTTGCCGAAAGCAAGGAGAACGGGGATCATGCCTCCGGCAACAAGGCCGATCGAGCGCCCCGCGCCCAGGTTCGTCGCGAACATCAGCACAAAGCTCGCAGCGATGGGGAGCACAGCGAGAAACACCTCCCTGGCGGCTTCGAGCCCGGAGCCGGACGGGGCCCCGGAGGACCGCGCCCGGGCCTTGACCGAGCGCAGCAGCACGAGCCATCCGGCCGCCGCAAAGACCGCCCCGGTCCACAGCAGGCTCGCGATCAGCTCTCCAATGTCCACCCGGGCGATGGAGGCGGCGAGAATGACGCCCGGGGCGATCGGCCTCAGGTTTTCAAAGATGTGCCGGAACCAGAAGTTCACGGCGGACTTCTGCTCGGCCGAGAGGCCCAGCCCCTGCGAGGCCTCATCGACGATGGGGGCGGAAAACCGCGCTCCGCCCACCGAGGGGAGGAGCCCGAGGAAGGCCGGCATCAGAAAAAGAGTCGCCTTGGGCGAGTGGAAGGTTTTCTCCAGTGCCGCGACCATGCCCCGGATCGACTGCGCGCCTTTTAATTCAGACTCGATCGCCATGACGGCAAGAAGCGCGCCCATCAGGTCCCAGGTGCGCGGCGAGAGCGCCGTCTTTTCAAGCGAGGCGGCGAGTACCCCTGGGTCCCTCGACGTGAAGGCCCAGATGAGAAGCCCGCCCGAGAGCGTGGCGGCTCCGACCGGGACCTTCCTGCGGATGAGCCAGACGATGAGCAGGACGGCAAGTCCCATCACCAGCGCGATGCTTCCGCTCATGGCTGCGGCCTCCCTTTGTCAGGTCTGGGCGGCCGCGGGGGCGTCTTTTTCCCGGGCGGGGGCTGAAAGGCCTCCGGGCTTTGTCGCCGCGGCGCGGTCGAGGATCGAAAGCAGAGGCTGCGGGAGCCTGCTGCGGGCCGCTTCGCGGACCGGCCCGGGCACGCCCCAGTAGGCCTCGGCGAGGCTCCCCGCGATGGCGGCCTGGGTGTCGGTGTCCCCGCCGAAGGAGATCGCGCGCCGCAGCGCATCCTCGAAGCTGTCCGAAGAGAGAAAGCTCATGAAGGCGATGGGCAGTGTGTCCATGCAGGTGACGG encodes:
- a CDS encoding carbon starvation CstA family protein, encoding MNGVTVMLIAFAALGFGYFVYSKWLEKVWGIDPKALTPAVRNKGGDFAPASKWTVAAHQFTSITGAGPVTGPIIAAMFGWLPALLWMLVGCVFFGAVHDFGALYASVKNNGKSIGSVIEDYVGHTGKQLFLLFCWLFSLLVLAAFCDMVAATFNGFSKTGAPLMPNAAAASISMIYMVGAIIFGLFMKYVKPSSGLQFVVGVALMVVMVALGIEFPIYASADTWRYVTFVYLFAAAVCPMWILKQPRDYLSSFLLLGMILCGVLGVFVKNPTLNMPAVTGFTVHNLDLFPILFVTIACGAVSGFHSLVSSGTSSKMISSERDMRFVGYGSMCCETVLGVVALIVVCAAASNGHLPAGTPFQTFSGSVAGFLEQIFGVPNDIAACILTMCVSALALTTVDAVARIGRMSMQEFFTPAPGKEKTLVQKIGTNVVFSTVTTLVGGFLLCLAGYMSVWPLFGSANQLLSALVLTGLAVFLKATGRKGWMLYIPMTFMFIVTMTALFEAVFRIFGQIANGTFVFMVGGLQLIVAAALIVLAFLVVYHCVGKLREPAPATAKN
- a CDS encoding phosphonate C-P lyase system protein PhnH, with amino-acid sequence MRRVPAGPLGLLRSAQAQEADVVLAPARFGPVVRTLKRGTELDPDLSVRLVLLNGGCAPGEEVRLTGPGVRGSLAVSVPGADRAFWEARGEAILCVSHERNPSDIPFDRIVRLGPAPVSAC
- a CDS encoding DUF401 family protein gives rise to the protein MSGSIALVMGLAVLLIVWLIRRKVPVGAATLSGGLLIWAFTSRDPGVLAASLEKTALSPRTWDLMGALLAVMAIESELKGAQSIRGMVAALEKTFHSPKATLFLMPAFLGLLPSVGGARFSAPIVDEASQGLGLSAEQKSAVNFWFRHIFENLRPIAPGVILAASIARVDIGELIASLLWTGAVFAAAGWLVLLRSVKARARSSGAPSGSGLEAAREVFLAVLPIAASFVLMFATNLGAGRSIGLVAGGMIPVLLAFGKPVDLRSILKNTFEWPLFLNTFAILLFVELAGESGALEQLAAAILSAPMPAPVLLGAAAFVLGAVVGMTPGYVGIVMPLAAALVPQGSLELAGVILSCGLAGIMLTPTHMCLTVTLDYFRADYLKTLPLLARCSALYLLCYIAGACLLQLLW